A genomic region of Raphanus sativus cultivar WK10039 chromosome 6, ASM80110v3, whole genome shotgun sequence contains the following coding sequences:
- the LOC130496018 gene encoding probable polygalacturonase: MVEPLPPITRRRFVAVFWIAAFASLFIWQFGCGDRGGTSGGGLSSVFRWKTTTAAAASGGFPRLRPVSFNLTDFGAVGDGVTINTEAFERAVSAISKLSKKGGGQLYVPPGRWLTAPFNLTSFMTLFLDQDAEILAVQDESLWPLLPPLPSYGYGREHPGPRYGSFIHGQYLKDVVLTGNNGSINGQGQSWWKKYRSKLLNHTRGPLVQIMWSSDVVFANITLRDSPFWTLHPYDCKNVTITNMTILAPVIEAPNTDGIDPDSCEDMIIENSYISVGDDGIAIKSGWDQYGTTYGRPSKNILIRNLTIRSNVSAGISIGSEMSGGVSNITVENILIWSSRRGVRIKTAPGRGGYVRDITFRNVTFDELRVGVVIKTDYNEHPDGGFDPRAFPVLENIIYTGIYGQGVRVPVRIQGSKEIPVRNVTFRDMSVGVTYKKKHVFQCSYVQGRVIGTIFPAPCENLDRYDEQEQLVKQSDSHNVTDIDYEI; this comes from the exons ATGGTGGAACCACTCCCCCCGATCACGAGGAGGCGTTTCGTCGCCGTTTTCTGGATCGCCGCTTTCGCTTCGCTCTTCATCTGGCAATTCGGCTGCGGCGACAGAGGAGGAACCTCAGGTGGTGGTCTCTCCTCTGTTTTCCGGTGGAAGACGACGACGGCCGCAGCAGCTTCCGGTGGATTCCCTCGGCTCAGACCGGTTTCGTTTAATCTGACGGACTTCGGAGCAGTGGGAGACGGCGTGACGATCAACACCGAGGCCTTCGAGAGAGCTGTCTCTGCGATCTCGAAGCTTTCTAAAAAAGGAGGTGGACAGCTCTACGTGCCACCTGGCAGGTGGCTAACTGCTCCCTTTAATCTCACCAGCTTCATGACTCTTTTCTTGGACCAGGACGCTGAGATCCTTGCCGTCCAG GATGAAAGTTTATGGCCTCTGCTTCCTCCTTTACCTTCATACGGTTACGGAAGAGAGCATCCTGGACCTCGTTACGGAAGTTTCATTCACGGACAGTATCTCAAAGATGTCGTCCTCACAGGGAATAACGGTAGCATCAACGGGCAGGGGCAATCTTGGTGGAAGAAGTATCGCTCAAAGCTTCTAAACCACACAAGAGGACCACTGGTTCAGATCATGTGGTCAAGCGACGTCGTTTTCGCCAACATCACTCTGCGCGACTCTCCCTTTTGGACGCTTCACCCATACGACTGCAAAAACGTTACGATCACTAACATGACCATTCTGGCACCTGTGATCGAAGCCCCAAACACTGATGGCATCGATCCTG ATTCATGTGAGGACATGATCATTGAGAACTCTTACATCAGCGTTGGTGACGATGGAATCGCAATAAAGAGCGGTTGGGACCAGTACGGAACTACTTACGGACGTCCTTCTAAGAACATACTCATTCGCAACCTCACCATCCGCTCCAATGTTAG TGCTGGTATATCAATAGGAAGCGAGATGTCAGGTGGCGTCTCAAACATCACCGTCGAGAACATTCTGATATGGAGCTCACGGCGCGGAGTTCGGATCAAAACTGCACCGGGGAGAGGCGGGTACGTACGCGATATAACGTTCAGAAACGTCACGTTCGATGAGCTGAGAGTTGGGGTTGTGATAAAAACTGACTACAACGAGCATCCGGACGGTGGATTCGACCCTCGAGCGTTCCCGGTGCTCGAGAACATTATCTACACGGGGATATACGGTCAGGGGGTGCGCGTGCCGGTGCGTATCCAAGGAAGCAAAGAGATTCCGGTTAGAAACGTAACGTTCAGGGACATGTCGGTGGGGGTAACTTACAAGAAGAAGCATGTATTCCAGTGTTCTTACGTGCAAGGGCGTGTGATAGGGACCATCTTCCCTGCTCCGTGTGAGAATCTTGATCGGTATGACGAGCAGGAACAGCTGGTGAAGCAGTCTGATTCCCACAATGTAACAGATATAGATTACGAGATATGA
- the LOC130496559 gene encoding sugar transporter ERD6-like 8 — MARREDDMEKMKDKSEPLLLPENGCDVSEEEGASWMVCLSTFIAVCGSYEFGTCVGYSAPTQFGIMEELNLSYSQFSVFGSILNVGAVLGAITSGKISDFIGRKGAMRLSSVISAIGWMIIYFAKGDIPLDFGRFLTGYGCGTLSYVVPVFIAEISPRKLRGALATLNQLFLVIGLASMFLIGAVVNWRALALTGVAPCVILFFGTWFIPESPRWLEMVGRHHEFEMALQKLRGSNANIAREADEIKEYLATIAHLPKTTLRDLIDKRNIRFVIVGVGLMFFQQFVGINGVIFYAQQIFVSAGASPTLGSILYSIEQVILTALGATLLIDRLGRRPLLMASAVGMLIGCLLIGNSFLLKAHGLAVDIIPALAVSGVLVYIGSFSIGMGAIPWVIMSEIFPINLKGTAGGLVTVVNWLSSWFVSLTFNFLMIWSPHGAFYVYGGVCVLAIIFIAKLVPETKGKTLEEIQAMMM; from the exons ATGGCAAGAAGAGAAGACGATATGGAGAAAATGAAAGACAAATCTGAGCCTTTGCTGCTTCCGGAGAATGGATGCGATGTCTCAGAAGAAGAAGGAGCCTCGTGGATGGTTTGTCTAAGCACATTCATTGCCGTTTGTGGTTCCTACGAGTTTGGAACCTGC gtgGGGTATTCCGCTCCAACCCAGTTCGGGATTATGGAAGAACTTAATTTATCATATTCCCAG ttttcagTTTTTGGATCTATATTGAATGTGGGAGCAGTTCTTGGCGCTATAACATCGGGAAAGATCTCTGATTTCATCGGTCGGAAGGGG GCCATGAGGTTGTCTTCAGTGATCTCTGCCATCGGCTGGATGATAATTTACTTCGCCAAG GGTGACATACCATTGGACTTCGGTAGATTTCTCACGGGTTATGGTTGCGGTACCCTTTCGTATGTG GTTCCGGTTTTCATCGCCGAAATTAGTCCGAGAAAACTACGAGGAGCATTAGCTACGCTTAACCAG CTTTTTTTAGTAATCGGATTGGCTTCCATGTTCCTCATAGGGGCCGTCGTAAACTGGAGAGCTCTTGCACTAACCG GAGTTGCACCGTGTGTGATTCTATTCTTTGGGACTTGGTTCATTCCCGAATCACCTAGATGGCTG GAAATGGTTGGACGCCACCACGAATTCGAAATGGCATTGCAAAAACTGAGGGGTTCTAACGCCAATATTGCAAGAGAAGCCGATGAAATCAAA GAGTACTTAGCGACTATAGCTCACCTTCCGAAAACCACACTACGAGACCTTATTGACAAAAGGAACATACGTTTTGTGATC GTTGGAGTTGGTTTAATGTTTTTCCAACAATTCGTTGGAATAAATGGGGTTATCTTCTATGCACAGCAAATTTTTGTATCAGCAG GAGCATCCCCAACTCTTGGAAGCATTCTATACTCGATCGAACAAGTCATTCTTACAGCACTGGGTGCAACGTTACTAATTGATCGGCTTGGACGAAGACCACTTCTTATG GCTTCAGCTGTTGGGATGCTGATTGGATGTTTGCTCATCGGAAATTCATTTCTTCTAAAG GCCCATGGTTTAGCAGTTGATATCATTCCAGCTCTAGCAGTTAGCGGTGTCTTG GTTTATATCGGTTCATTTTCGATTGGAATGGGTGCAATCCCATGGGTTATAATGTCGGAG ATATTCCCAATAAATTTAAAAGGAACTGCTGGAGGGCTTGTTACGGTTGTAAATTGGCTTAGTTCATGGTTTGTCTCCTTAACGTTCAACTTTCTCATGATCTGGAGCCCTCATG GTGCATTTTATGTCTATGGTGGGGTATGTGTATTGGCCATTATCTTCATAGCAAAACTCGTTCCTGAAACCAAAGGCAAAACCTTGGAAGAGATTCAAGCAATGATGATGTAA